The following DNA comes from Curtobacterium sp. 9128.
TCGGGATCGCCCGCGCGCTCAACTCGTTGCACGTCGGGTTCCTCGGCGCGATCACGGACGGGGTCTACCACGCGATCAGCCCCGGCCCCGCGATCGTCGTGACCGCGATCGTCACCGGGCTGATCTGGGCGCTCCAGCGGAACATCCGGCCGGCGGCGGCGTTCGCCGGGGTCGTCGCGATCACCTGGATCCCGTCGGACCTGGCGAAGGAGATCGTGCACCGCGCGCGGCCGTCGGTCGACGTGCTGCCGCACCCGTTCCCCGTGCAGCCGGACCCCGGGTACCCGAGCGGGCACACGGTGTTCATGGTGGCGTTCACGATCGCGCTGTGCTGGGTGCTGCGGGACACCAGGTGGCACCGGCTCGCGGTGGTGCTCGGGACGGTCGCGGTCGTCGTCGTGTGGTTCTCGGTGACGATCGACGCCGTGCACTACCCGACGGACGCGCTGGCCTCGGTCGCGTGGGCGCTCGCCGTGGCGCCGGCGGCACGCCTGGTGTGGGTGGACTGGCTGATGCCGCGCATCCCGTACCTGCGCCCCGCGCGCCCGGCCGGCGGCGGCGCGACGGGTGCGGGCTCGGGCGGAGGCCGAGTCTCGGGCTGAGCGACGCCTCTCGCGCCCGGGAGCGCGAGAACTGTCGCTCAGGCCGAGTCTCGGCCCAGCGTCAGGCCTCGCGCCGCCCGCGTGCGACGAGCAGCGCGAGCACCGCGACGACCGCGGCAGCGAGCATCACGATCGCCAGGGGTACCGCGGTGGTCGAGCCGCCGACGCTCACGAGCGGGGACACCAGCGCGGCGAGCCCGAACTGCAGCGCGCCGAGCACCGCGGACGCACTCCCGGCCGCGGACGGGACCGCACCGAGCGCCAGGGCCGTCGCGTTCCCGAGCACGAGCCCGAGGCTGCCGACCGCGGTGAAGAGCGGCACGGCGAGGAAGACCACCGGCGCGGACGTGACGACCAGCACCGCGAACGCCACCGTCGACGCGAGCACCAGCACGATGCCGAGCGCCAGCACGCCGACGACCGAACGCGTCTCGGTGAGCTTGGCGGACAGGATGCTCACCCCCATCAACGCGAACGCGTTGATGCCGAACGCGATGCCGTAGCCGACCGTGCCGAAGCCGATCATGTCCTGGTACAGGAACGGTGACGCCGAGATGTACGCCATCATCACCGCGAACGCGAAGCCGAACACCGCGGTGTAGCCGAGGAACGTCCGCGAGCGCAGTGCCCGGACAGGCGAACCAGACGACGTCCGTGCCGCACGCAGCGCTGCACGGTGCGACCGGAGGTGGGTCTCGCGGATCACGGCGAGCACCGCCACGAGCATGACGACCGACAGGCCGAGCACGACGGTGAGCAGCCCGCGCCATCCGATCGGCCCGGTGAGCAGCCCACCGAGGAGCGGCGCGACGACCGGGGCGACGCCGCCGACGATCATCATGAGCGAGAACGCCTTCGCCGCGGGCTTGCCGGTGGCCAGGTCGGAGATGACCGCACGGCCGATCACCATGCCGGCCGCACCGCCGAGGCCCTGCAGGAGCCGGGCCACGATGAGCACGCCGACGTTCGGCGCGAGCACGGCTGCCGCACTGGCGAGCACGCAGAGCACCGCCCCGGCGATCAGCGGCGGCACCCGGCCGAACCGGTCGGAGAGCGGCCCGAAGACGAGCTGGCCCGCGGTGACCCCGACCAGGAAGGCCGTGAGGGTGAGCTGGACGGTCGTGGCGGAGGTCTGCAGCTCGACCGTCATCTCGGGGAACGCCGGCAGGTACAGGTCGGTGGCGAACGGGGCCACCGCGCTGAGCAGTCCGAGCACGAGCAGCAGCGCCGTGGTGATGCCCTGCTGTCGGGGCGCGGCCGCTGCCGTCGTGGGTGTCGCGTCGTGCGCGCGGATGGATCCGGTGTCCGTCGTCATGATTATGAAATCATAACCCAATGGTTGTGAATGCATAACCCTGGTCGGCCGGCGCTACAGTGCTCCCCATGGGACGACCGGTGACCGACGACGTGCTCGCGGAGCTGGCCGAGGCCGTGCTCCGGATCTCCCGCGAGATCGACCCGCACGGCACGCCGGCGCTCGACATCGTGCCGCTCACCGGGACCGAGGCCCTCGTGATGCGCTGGGTCGACATGCACCCGGGTACCTCACCGAGCGCGACCGCCGAGGCGACCGCACTCCACCGGAGCAACCTCAGCGCTGCCCTTCGATCCCTCGTCGCGAAGGGCATGGTCGATCGTCGCGCGGATCCGGCCGACGCACGTCTGGTCCAGCTGTTCCCGACCGAGCGGGCGGCGGAGAACATCGCGATCCTGCGCGGCCACTGGGCAGCCAAGCTGCGGAACGCCCTCGATGGCGACGACGAGGGCGTGCGGGATGCCCTCGCCCTGCTCACCCGGCTCGACGGCGGACTACGGGGCTGACGGCTCCTCGTCCTCGATCGGCAGGAGCCGACGGGCGCCGTGGCCCTCGGCAGCGAGCGCGTCGCCCGGGTTCATCACCAGGCAGGCGTTCAGCGAGACGCAGCCGCACCCGATGCACTGCGTCATCTCCTGCTGCAGGCGTTCGAGCTCCAGCTGGCGGGCCCGGAGTCGTGCACGCCACCGTTCGTTCAGCCGGTTCCAGTCCCGGAGCGACGGCATCCGGTCCTCCGGCAGGGTCGCGAACTGCTCGGCGACCTCGCTCAGCGGGATGCCGAGCCGTTTCGCCACCTGGATGATCGCGATCCGTCGTTCCACGTGTCGCGGGTACAGCCGGGTCCCGCCGTCGGTCCGCTCCGGGTGGATCAGGCCCTTGCGTTCGTAGAAGTGCAGCGCGGACGCCGCGACCCCGGTGCGCGCGACGACCTCGCCGATCGTCAGCAGGTCGGTGGGCTTGGGATGCGCGATCTCGACCATGGTCGAGATCCTACGGGTGCGGTCATCGCTGTTGGAACGACTCCCAGAGCAGGAAGGCGGTGAAGAGGACGAACGGTGCGCAGGCGATGAGGTTCAACCACCGGTGCTCGACGATGACGGCGACGAACTCTCTGAGGAAAGCGCTCGGAACGTAGTAGGTGGCGGTCGGTGACCCCACCACCTGTGCAGGGAGGTCGAGCTGCCGCGCGAGCACCGCGGCGCGGAGGACGTGGTAGTTGTTCGTCACGATGACGATCGGTCCGTCGCGGCCAGCTCCGGTCTGCACGTCCCGAGAGAACCGCAGGTTCTCGAGGGTGCTCCGCGAATCGGTCTCGGGTAGGACGTCAGCGGGATCGGCTCCGTTCGCGACCAGGTACTCGGCCATCGCCGTCCCTTCCGGACGCGGTTCGTCCGCTCCTTGGCCGCCGGATGGGATCAGCGCCGGGTGCCTCCCCGCTGCTCGTTCCGCGCGGTACAGGGCAAGGCCCCGGTCGAGTCGGCTGCGGAGGAGTGGAGGGACCTCGCCGCGGATGAGCCCCGACCCGAGCACGACGACGGCGGCCGGTTCGATCCGGTGACGAATCCGTCCGTACACGATCGAGTAGACCGCGAACGCGACGAAGGCCACCGCGAAGTAGCCGCAGACGAAGACCATGAGGACGGCGACCGCCACGCCGACGACGTTCCACGTCGTCGTCCGGGGTCCGGTCGACAGCGCGAACAGTGTGATCGCGACCGCAGGGAGCACGAAGACCAGCACGCCGGCGACGAGCGAGAGCAGGTTGCCGAGGCTGTGCCCCTCGGCGCGCAGCATCTGCACGCCGTTCGCGATCAGTGCGATGCCCAGCGCCACCACCGCCACCGGGATCAACAGCAGTGCCAGGCCCACGGCCACGCCGAACCCCGGGACGACCGCGCTCAGCACGGACACCACCGTCACCATCGCGAAGAACGCCGCTCCGGTCAGGAACACGCCGTTCCGGAGCATCCGCGGGTCGTGTCGTCGGCAGATGACGTACAGGAAGAGGAACAGCGCGGCGAAGACCGGAGCGGCTCCGATGGTCAGCACGCTGCGGCCGAGCAGGGTGACGAGGTCATGCGGTCGAGGTTACCGACGCTCGCGACCGAGGTCCTCCTCGTTGCTCGGATCCATTTCGCATAACACTTGACCGGCTATGCAGTATCCAATATGTTGTGTGTATCCGGGTTCGCCAGGGAGCCCGCACCACGAGGAGCCCCCCATGACCGCAGTCACCGCGACCATCCGACCCGCCGCCGCCACCGCTGCAGGGATGCCGCTCGACGCGGTCCTCGGCGGACTCGAGCGTGCCGCGGCGCGTCTGCCGCATGCAGTGGCACTGCCGGTCATGGTGGCGCATGCCGCACTGTCGACCGTCGCCTACCGCTGACCCGGCGGGCGTTCCTGCCCACAACGCCCGCGATGGGAAGTCGAATCGCGCGTAGAAGGTCCGAAAAAGCGACCCTCTACGCGCGAATCGACCCCCTACGCGCGAATCGACCCCCTACGCGCGAATCGACCGCGAGACCACGCGGCCACGGAGCCGCTCGCGCGTGAGCGCCGGCAGCGGGAACCCCGTGTCCCGCTCGAGCACGTGCGTCCCCGGCGGCACGATCGCGTCCACCGCGTCGAGCACGTCGTCATCGAGCACGACCTCGGCCGCCTGCGCGTAGGCGTCCACGTGCGACACGGTCCGCGGCCCGACCACCACCGAGGCCACGTCCGGATGCGTCAGCGCGAACCCGATCGACAGCTCGAGGAGCGTCAACCCGGCCTCGTCCGCCAGGGTCCCGAGCCGATCGGCGACCGCGAGCTTCCGCCGGTTCTGCGGCGACCCGATGTCGTACACGTCGGGCTGCTCGACGGCGTGCGGCGACCGGGGTTGCACGGTGCCGTCCCGGTAGGCGCCGGCGAGCCACCCGCCGGCGAGCGGCGCCCCCGCGAGCACCCCGAGCCCGAAGCGCCTGGCGACGGGGAACACGGTGCGCTCCGCCGTCCTGGTCAGGATCGAGTAGGGCACGTGCGTCGCGGTCGCACTCTTCGCGCCGGAGCGGAGCCACTGCGCCTCGACGAGTTCCTCCGCGGGGAACCCGGGGATGCCGAAGCTGCGGATCTTGCCCTGCGTGACGAGGTCGGCGAGCGCGTCGAGGGTCTCGTCGAGCGATGTCGTCGGGTCGGGCCGCGCGGGCTGGTACAGGTCGATGACGTCGGTGCCGAGCCGTTCGAGGCTCCGCTCGACCGCGCGGAACATCCACCGGCGCCCGGATCCCCGGTGCGCGGAGTCATCGTCGACGGGGTCGCCGAACCGCACCGACACGAAGACGTCGTCGCGACGTCCGGCGAGCGCGGCACCGACGACGGACTCCGCGAGCCCCGAGCCGTGTGCGTCCGACACGTCGATCGCGGTGACGCCACGGCCGAGGGACTCGACCACCAGGTCGACCGCGTCGTCCACGTCGCGCTCCGCGACGCCCGCGACGGCCCGTGTGCCGAGCGTCAGCGCACTGACGGGCGCACCCGTCCGCCCCATGGTCCGCTGCTCCATGGCCGACACGATATGGGTGACCACGTCCCGACGTGACGCGGGTGACGAACCGTGACGAGCCTCCCCTTCGGGTCCCGTGTACGTGACGTTCCGTGACACGCGCTCCCGCGGTCCGCGACGCCGTGTGACGGTCCGTTGCGACGGAAGACGGGAGGCTCGACCCGACCCCGCCCTGCTGCCTACGGTCCTCGACATGACCCGATCCGACACTGCACGGCGCGTGTTCCACCGCCGCGTGACCGCGGCGCTCGCCGCTGCCGCCGCGACCGTGGTGCTCCTCGCCGGCTGCTCCGCCGGCGCTGCCTCGGCGACCCGCGACACCGGACCGGTGCGCGGCGGGAACCTCGTGTACGCGACGGACCGTGAGCCGACGTGCCTCGATCCCCACAACTCCGGGGACATGCCGCAGACGTACATCGCCCGGCAGTACCTCGACTCGCTCGTGTCGCTGCAGAAGGACGGCTCCGTCAAGCCGTGGCTCGCGTCGAGCTGGACGATCTCGGACGACGGCACGCAGTACGACTTCACGCTCGAGCAGGGCGTGGAGTTCACCGACGGCACCCCGTTCGACGCCCAGGCCGTCGTGGACAACTTCACGCAGATCCTCGACCCGGCGACGCAGTCCTCGACCGACCTGCTCTACCTGACCGGGTACTTCGACAAGGCCACCGCCGTCAGCGACCACGTCGTGCGGATCACCCTGAAGCGGCCGTACTCGCCGCTCCTCGCCGCCCTGTCGCAGGCGTTCTTCGGCATGGAGTCGCCGAAGGCCATGGCGCGGGGGCTCGCCGCGAACTGCGAGTCGCCGGTCGGGACGGGGCCGTTCAAGGTCGCGGCGTGGAACCACGAGCGGGACGTCGAGCTCGTCCGGAACGATGCGTACAACAGCGCCCCGGCTGATGCGAAGCACCAGGGCCCTGCCTACCTCGACGGCATCACGTGGAAGTTCCTCAAGGACAACACCACGCGGTACGGCGCGCTCAGCTCGGGCGAAGCGGACGTCATCTTCAACGTCCCGCCGGAGAGCGAGGGCCTGGCGAAGTCGGACCCCTCGATCGAGCTGCAGTCGTTCGTGCACTCGGGAGCGCCGTTCAGCCTCGACATCAACACGAAGAGCACGGTCTTCAGCGACATCCGGGTGCGGAAGGCGTTCGTGCACGCCTCGGACGCGAAGGAAGCGGTGGAGAGCGCCTACAACGGGGTGTTCCCGTACGAGGGCAACAACGTCTCCTCGGGGACGCCGCACTACGACGCGGCGTACCACGAGCCCTTCCCGTACGACCCGGCCGAGGCGAAGCGGCTCCTCGACGAGGCCGGCTGGACCGGACGTGACGCGGACGGCTACCGGACCAAGGACGGTGAGACGCTGACCGTGAAACTGCCGTACAACGCCGACTCCGCGGAGACCCCGCCGGCCGACGTCACGATCCTGCAGGACATCCAGGCGATGGAGAAGCGCGTCGGGATCAAGGTCGTGCTGCAGGCGCTCGACTCGTCCTCGATGAACGCGGTGTGGGGCAACCCGAAGGCGTACGACCTGCTCGGGAACTACTGGAACAGCCCGACCCCGCACGTGATGTACATCAAGTACTCGAAGGCGACCTACGACGTCGACAACGGCCAGAACTCGGCGTTCGCGTACGACGACGAGCTCGACCGGCTGCTCATCGCGGGCACGGCGACCACCGACCCGGCGCAGCAGGAGGTCTTCTACGACAAGGCCCAGGAGCTGCTGTCGTCGCAGGCCTGGACGCTGCCGCTCTACCCGATCCAGACCCGCCTCGGCATCTCCGATCGCGTCGGCGGCGTGTGGATCGAACCCAGCGAGGGCGAACCCGTCCTCTCCGACGCCTACCTGATCGACGGAGGCAAGTGATGGTCATCCGAGTCACACGACGCATCGTCGAGGCGGTGGTCCTGCTCCTCGCCGTCGGCACGATCGTGTTCTTCCTCGAGCACGCCGTGCCTGGTGACCCCGCCGTCGCGATCCTCGGCGGCGCCGCTGCACACCCCACGAAGGAAGCGGTCGCCGCGGTCACCGAGCAGTACGGCTTCGACCGACCCCTCATCGCGCAGTACGGCGACTTCCTCGGCGGGCTGTTCCGGCTCGACTTCGGGGAGT
Coding sequences within:
- a CDS encoding phosphatase PAP2 family protein, with amino-acid sequence MIDDAPPLRPRRREPDANGILLRSTYPLTTLAIAVGAVVVITVIGFFLGTVDIGIARALNSLHVGFLGAITDGVYHAISPGPAIVVTAIVTGLIWALQRNIRPAAAFAGVVAITWIPSDLAKEIVHRARPSVDVLPHPFPVQPDPGYPSGHTVFMVAFTIALCWVLRDTRWHRLAVVLGTVAVVVVWFSVTIDAVHYPTDALASVAWALAVAPAARLVWVDWLMPRIPYLRPARPAGGGATGAGSGGGRVSG
- a CDS encoding multidrug effflux MFS transporter, translating into MTTDTGSIRAHDATPTTAAAAPRQQGITTALLLVLGLLSAVAPFATDLYLPAFPEMTVELQTSATTVQLTLTAFLVGVTAGQLVFGPLSDRFGRVPPLIAGAVLCVLASAAAVLAPNVGVLIVARLLQGLGGAAGMVIGRAVISDLATGKPAAKAFSLMMIVGGVAPVVAPLLGGLLTGPIGWRGLLTVVLGLSVVMLVAVLAVIRETHLRSHRAALRAARTSSGSPVRALRSRTFLGYTAVFGFAFAVMMAYISASPFLYQDMIGFGTVGYGIAFGINAFALMGVSILSAKLTETRSVVGVLALGIVLVLASTVAFAVLVVTSAPVVFLAVPLFTAVGSLGLVLGNATALALGAVPSAAGSASAVLGALQFGLAALVSPLVSVGGSTTAVPLAIVMLAAAVVAVLALLVARGRREA
- a CDS encoding MarR family winged helix-turn-helix transcriptional regulator, which codes for MGRPVTDDVLAELAEAVLRISREIDPHGTPALDIVPLTGTEALVMRWVDMHPGTSPSATAEATALHRSNLSAALRSLVAKGMVDRRADPADARLVQLFPTERAAENIAILRGHWAAKLRNALDGDDEGVRDALALLTRLDGGLRG
- the soxR gene encoding redox-sensitive transcriptional activator SoxR, which gives rise to MVEIAHPKPTDLLTIGEVVARTGVAASALHFYERKGLIHPERTDGGTRLYPRHVERRIAIIQVAKRLGIPLSEVAEQFATLPEDRMPSLRDWNRLNERWRARLRARQLELERLQQEMTQCIGCGCVSLNACLVMNPGDALAAEGHGARRLLPIEDEEPSAP
- a CDS encoding YdcF family protein; this encodes MLTIGAAPVFAALFLFLYVICRRHDPRMLRNGVFLTGAAFFAMVTVVSVLSAVVPGFGVAVGLALLLIPVAVVALGIALIANGVQMLRAEGHSLGNLLSLVAGVLVFVLPAVAITLFALSTGPRTTTWNVVGVAVAVLMVFVCGYFAVAFVAFAVYSIVYGRIRHRIEPAAVVVLGSGLIRGEVPPLLRSRLDRGLALYRAERAAGRHPALIPSGGQGADEPRPEGTAMAEYLVANGADPADVLPETDSRSTLENLRFSRDVQTGAGRDGPIVIVTNNYHVLRAAVLARQLDLPAQVVGSPTATYYVPSAFLREFVAVIVEHRWLNLIACAPFVLFTAFLLWESFQQR
- a CDS encoding aldo/keto reductase, producing MEQRTMGRTGAPVSALTLGTRAVAGVAERDVDDAVDLVVESLGRGVTAIDVSDAHGSGLAESVVGAALAGRRDDVFVSVRFGDPVDDDSAHRGSGRRWMFRAVERSLERLGTDVIDLYQPARPDPTTSLDETLDALADLVTQGKIRSFGIPGFPAEELVEAQWLRSGAKSATATHVPYSILTRTAERTVFPVARRFGLGVLAGAPLAGGWLAGAYRDGTVQPRSPHAVEQPDVYDIGSPQNRRKLAVADRLGTLADEAGLTLLELSIGFALTHPDVASVVVGPRTVSHVDAYAQAAEVVLDDDVLDAVDAIVPPGTHVLERDTGFPLPALTRERLRGRVVSRSIRA
- a CDS encoding ABC transporter substrate-binding protein — translated: MTRSDTARRVFHRRVTAALAAAAATVVLLAGCSAGAASATRDTGPVRGGNLVYATDREPTCLDPHNSGDMPQTYIARQYLDSLVSLQKDGSVKPWLASSWTISDDGTQYDFTLEQGVEFTDGTPFDAQAVVDNFTQILDPATQSSTDLLYLTGYFDKATAVSDHVVRITLKRPYSPLLAALSQAFFGMESPKAMARGLAANCESPVGTGPFKVAAWNHERDVELVRNDAYNSAPADAKHQGPAYLDGITWKFLKDNTTRYGALSSGEADVIFNVPPESEGLAKSDPSIELQSFVHSGAPFSLDINTKSTVFSDIRVRKAFVHASDAKEAVESAYNGVFPYEGNNVSSGTPHYDAAYHEPFPYDPAEAKRLLDEAGWTGRDADGYRTKDGETLTVKLPYNADSAETPPADVTILQDIQAMEKRVGIKVVLQALDSSSMNAVWGNPKAYDLLGNYWNSPTPHVMYIKYSKATYDVDNGQNSAFAYDDELDRLLIAGTATTDPAQQEVFYDKAQELLSSQAWTLPLYPIQTRLGISDRVGGVWIEPSEGEPVLSDAYLIDGGK